A section of the Flavobacterium sp. CG_23.5 genome encodes:
- a CDS encoding GNAT family N-acetyltransferase, which translates to MNIRKGKPEDMRAVLGLIQELAEFEKEPDAVLVTVDDLVRDGFGTTPLFQVFVAEVEDEIVGIALYYYRYSTWKGKIIHLEDLVVKDKMRGTGLGYALYSEIIKQGKRDNVRRIDWHVLDWNTPAIEFYEKSGAKVLKNWYLAQMDEEGINYFVDNRLK; encoded by the coding sequence ATGAATATCAGAAAAGGAAAACCAGAAGACATGCGCGCTGTTCTAGGTCTAATACAAGAATTAGCCGAATTTGAAAAAGAACCAGATGCTGTTCTTGTAACCGTAGATGATTTAGTTCGCGATGGTTTTGGCACAACTCCTTTATTTCAAGTTTTTGTAGCCGAAGTTGAGGACGAAATCGTAGGTATTGCATTGTATTATTATCGTTATTCCACCTGGAAAGGAAAAATAATCCACCTTGAAGATCTAGTGGTAAAAGACAAGATGAGAGGCACTGGATTAGGCTACGCTTTGTATTCAGAAATTATCAAACAAGGTAAGAGAGACAATGTTCGAAGAATTGACTGGCATGTTCTGGACTGGAATACACCTGCGATCGAATTTTATGAAAAATCAGGTGCAAAAGTCCTGAAAAATTGGTATTTGGCACAAATGGATGAGGAAGGAATCAACTATTTTGTAGACAATAGATTGAAATAA
- a CDS encoding TerB family tellurite resistance protein, with amino-acid sequence MSFSDLFDSEFKQRNKGHFSAIVRVALADGKFAPEEKEFLNKLALKLEISPAEYAEILENPLKYPINPPYLHEQRLERLFDLARMVHVDHHLGDKQDLLLRKIGLALGFTPENVDYIIEKAMILVDEKVDLDAFVTEMLKHS; translated from the coding sequence ATGTCATTTTCAGATTTATTTGATAGCGAATTCAAACAAAGAAATAAAGGTCATTTTTCAGCTATTGTTCGTGTGGCACTTGCAGATGGAAAATTTGCTCCAGAGGAAAAAGAGTTTTTAAACAAACTAGCTTTAAAACTAGAAATTTCTCCAGCAGAATATGCAGAAATTTTAGAAAACCCATTAAAATATCCTATCAATCCTCCGTATTTGCATGAGCAAAGACTAGAGCGTTTGTTCGATTTAGCCAGAATGGTTCATGTTGATCACCATTTAGGAGACAAACAAGATTTGTTGTTAAGAAAAATCGGATTAGCATTAGGTTTTACTCCGGAAAACGTGGATTACATCATTGAAAAAGCAATGATATTGGTAGATGAAAAAGTAGATTTAGATGCTTTCGTCACTGAAATGTTGAAGCATTCATAA
- the fbp gene encoding class 1 fructose-bisphosphatase, whose translation MEERNRTLGEFIIENQNAFQYSSGELSRIINSIRLAAKVVNYKVNKAGLVDIIGAAGEQNIQGEDQQKLDVYANEVFIQTLINREIVCGIASEENDDFITVEGSDKSHNNKYVVLMDPLDGSSNIDVNVSVGTIFSVYRRVTPIGTPVTIEDFLQPGINQVAAGYVIYGTSTMLVYTTGHGVNGFTLNPAIGTFYLSHPNMQFSKDGHIYSINEGNYVHFPQGVKDYIKYCQLEEEDRPYTSRYIGSLVSDIHRNMIKGGIYIYPTSSKAPKGKLRLLYECNPMAFIVEQAGGKASDGFGSIMEIIPTELHERVPFFCGSSNMVEKAEDFMQKAKLSKY comes from the coding sequence ATGGAAGAACGCAACAGAACACTAGGTGAATTTATCATCGAAAACCAAAATGCTTTTCAATATTCGTCAGGCGAATTATCCCGAATTATCAACTCCATCCGACTGGCTGCAAAAGTGGTCAACTACAAAGTGAATAAAGCCGGATTAGTGGATATAATAGGCGCTGCCGGAGAACAAAATATTCAAGGAGAAGATCAACAGAAACTGGATGTATATGCCAATGAAGTTTTTATTCAAACTTTGATAAATAGAGAAATTGTTTGCGGTATCGCTTCAGAAGAAAATGATGATTTCATCACTGTAGAAGGAAGCGACAAAAGCCATAATAATAAGTATGTGGTTTTAATGGATCCGCTTGACGGGTCATCAAATATTGATGTGAATGTATCGGTTGGAACCATATTTTCTGTTTATAGAAGAGTAACTCCGATAGGTACTCCAGTTACAATCGAAGATTTTTTACAACCGGGAATCAATCAAGTGGCCGCTGGATACGTGATTTATGGAACTTCTACAATGCTGGTTTATACTACTGGGCATGGCGTAAACGGATTTACTTTAAACCCAGCAATTGGAACGTTTTATTTATCTCATCCCAACATGCAGTTTTCTAAAGATGGACATATTTATTCCATAAATGAAGGAAACTATGTTCATTTCCCACAAGGTGTGAAAGATTACATTAAATATTGTCAGCTGGAAGAAGAGGATAGACCGTATACTTCTCGTTATATAGGAAGTTTAGTTTCCGATATTCATAGAAATATGATAAAAGGAGGGATTTATATTTATCCTACCAGTTCTAAAGCTCCAAAAGGGAAATTGCGTTTATTATATGAATGCAATCCAATGGCGTTTATTGTAGAACAGGCTGGAGGAAAAGCTTCGGACGGTTTTGGGAGTATTATGGAAATTATACCTACGGAATTACATGAGCGTGTTCCTTTTTTCTGCGGAAGCTCCAATATGGTAGAAAAAGCAGAAGATTTTATGCAAAAAGCAAAATTGAGCAAGTACTAA